The following proteins come from a genomic window of Carassius auratus strain Wakin chromosome 18, ASM336829v1, whole genome shotgun sequence:
- the LOC113118618 gene encoding dual specificity protein phosphatase 8-like, with amino-acid sequence MHESEMRLKMRVRRIKEGRDLRGGFAAFSSCFPELCESKPATLLPLSLSQPCLPVANIGLTRILPHLYLGSQRDVLNKELMTQNGITYVLNASNTCPKPDFISDNHFMRIPINDSYCEKLLPWLEKTNEFIDKAKVANCRVIVHCLAGISRSATIAIAYIMKTMCLSSDDAYRFVKDRRPSISPNFNFLGQLLEFERGLQMKKGLPCDPMRLAGNPSKEVAEVRKMESDRCDQRTPKAAEITLKPPSPTSLQKDLSSLHLSTDQILQTKRLKCSFSLDIKSVYSSNQNQQSSPNSSSDLENMPKLCRLDSLKNSNGVCKYPSTLNRPSPTESQCTDMTSKSRMSQRSERWENGGLERLTLSLQLKQGNCGPRPQDPICKTNLEVPSILSLPLGTSASWTMHRGSNEATTPITPTGDCPWFSGTNLTPSGTGSSVHFGSGPACTAYSCSGQAGNSKPRDKTPEPLDFQRHRWLEDGKAVVCSVSQVDTKYKRRSCQMEFEEIINTTQSGEEFGKLGKQSSFSGSMEVVEVS; translated from the exons ATGCACGAGAGCGAGATGAGGCTGAAGATGCGCGTGAGGCGCATCAAGGAAGGGCGAGATCTGAGAG GTGGCTTTGCAGCTTTCTCTTCCTGTTTTCCTGAGCTGTGTGAGAGTAAACCAGCCACTCTTCTGCCTCTCAGCCTGTCTCAACCCTGTTTACCCGTGGCCAACATCGGCCTCACCCGCATCCTGCCCCACCTGTACTTGGGCTCCCAGAGAGACGTCCTCAACAAG GAACTGATGACTCAGAATGGAATCACGTATGTTCTCAATGCCAGCAACACCTGCCCCAAACCTGACTTCATCAGCGACAACCACTTCATGCGCATTCCCATCAACGACAGCTACTGCGAGAAGCTGCTTCCTTGGCTGGAAAAAACCAACGAGTTCATAG ACAAAGCCAAGGTGGCAAACTGCAGAGTCATCGTCCACTGCTTGGCTGGCATATCCCGCTCAGCAACCATTGCCATTGCTTACATCATGAAAACTATGTGCCTGTCTTCAGATGATGCCTACAG GTTTGTGAAGGACCGTCGGCCATCAATATCTCCAAACTTCAACTTCTTGGGTCAGCTGCTGGAGTTCGAGAGAGGCTTGCAGATGAAGAAGGGTCTACCCTGTGACCCTATGAGGTTAGCAGGGAATCCGAGTAAAGAGGTGGCAGAGGTCCGAAAGATGGAGAGCGATCGCTGCGACCAGCGGACTCCAAAAGCTGCAGAGATCACCCTAAAGCCTCCATCACCTACCTCACTGCAGAAAGACCTAAGCTCCCTTCACCTGTCCACCGACCAAATCCTTCAAACCAAACGGCTCAAGTGCTCCTTCTCCCTTGACATCAAGTCTGTCTACTCCTCGAACCAAAACCAGCAGTCTTCTCCCAACTCCTCATCGGATTTGGAAAATATGCCCAAACTCTGCAGGCTTGACAGTCTAAAGAATAGCAATGGAGTATGCAAGTACCCTTCAACGTTGAACCGCCCTAGCCCTACGGAGTCACAGTGTACTGATATGACTAGCAAGTCCAGGATGAGCCAGCGAAGTGAGAGGTGGGAAAATGGTGGCTTGGAGAGGTTAACTCTTTCCCTCCAACTGAAGCAGGGCAACTGTGGGCCAAGACCCCAGGATCCCATTTGCAAGACCAACTTGGAGGTGCCTTCTATCCTCAGCTTGCCGCTGGGTACATCTGCTTCTTGGACCATGCATAGAGGCTCGAATGAAGCCACCACCCCAATCACACCCACGGGTGACTGCCCTTGGTTCTCGGGCACTAATTTGACACCATCTGGAACGGGGAGCTCCGTGCACTTTGGCAGCGGTCCTGCCTGCACGGCTTACAGTTGCAGTGGCCAAGCTGGCAACTCCAAACCCAGGGACAAAACGCCAGAGCCGCTGGACTTTCAAAGACACCGTTGGCTCGAGGACGGGAAAGCAGTAGTGTGCAGTGTATCACAAGTGGACACGAAGTACAAGCGCCGCAGCTGCCAGATGGAGTTCGAAGAGATTATTAACACAACTCAAAGCGGCGAGGAATTTGGGAAGCTGGGCAAGCAGTCCAGTTTCTCTGGCAGCATGGAGGTCGTCGAGGTATCCTGA